The following are encoded in a window of Ricinus communis isolate WT05 ecotype wild-type chromosome 4, ASM1957865v1, whole genome shotgun sequence genomic DNA:
- the LOC8284484 gene encoding probable LRR receptor-like serine/threonine-protein kinase At1g74360, with product MPEEEADLWGVVLFIFLILIAGVVVAGDSLDTDREVLLNLKSFLEEKNQVNRGQYTQWGQFSKNPCNWSGIMCSEDGSRVTGVKLIGNNISGLLYNNFSSLTALSYLDLSQNYIGGVINNDLSNCQNLAHLNLSHNMLEGELNLTGLSNLQILDLSLNRFFGGIQYSFPAICNKLVVANISGNNFTGRIDNCFDGCLSLQYLDLSSNLFSGRIWNGFSRLKEFSVSQNFLSGEILGLSFGENCSLQELDLSENNFTNELPKEISNCKNLTVLNVWGNKFNGQIPSEIGLISSLEGLFLGNNSFSQIIPESLLNLSKLAFLDLSRNSFGGDVQKIFGRFTQVKFLVLHGNSYTGGLYSSGILKLQNVVRLDLSYNNFSGSLPVEISQMPSLKYLILAYNQFNGSIPKEYGNFPSIQSLDLSFNSLTGPIPSSFGNLRSLLWLMLANNMLTGEIPKELGNCSSLLWLNLANNNLSGHIPPELTNIGRNPTPTFLSNQQNEGIIAGSGECLAMKRWIPADYPPFSFVYIILTRKSCRSIWDRLLRGIGLFPVCAAGSTISTLEITGYLQLSGNQLSGEVPQDIGKMQNLSLLHLGSNQISGKLPPQIGRLPLVVLNLSKNGFSGEIPNEIGSIKCIQNLDLSYNNFSGSFPAILNDLSGLNQFNISYNPLISGIIPSTGQLATFEKDSYLGNPNLVLPKFISNSTDYPPKNRRIGRKKREHVTWAGLLVVLTLALAFLVCGVLSVIVWILGKSPSDSPGYLLQEIKYRHDLTSSSGSSSPWLSDTVKVIRLDKTAFTHADILKATGNFSESRIIGKGGFGTVYRGVLPDGREVAVKKLQREGIEGEKEFRAEMEVLTGNGFGWPHPNLVTLYGWCLNGSEKILIYEYMKGGSLEDLISDRMKLTWRRRTDIAIDVARALVFLHHECYPAIVHRDVKASNVLLDKDGKARVTDFGLARFVDAGDSHVTTMVAGTVGYVAPEYGQTWQATTKGDVYSFGVLAMELATGRRAVDGGEECLVEWARRVIGNGRNGGLSGRSMIPVIFLGSGLAEGAVEMCELLRIGIRCTAESPQARPNMKEVLAMLIKISGTRGDLIYSPSPPSI from the exons ATGCCAGAAGAAGAAGCAGATTTATGGGGTGTTGTGTTGTTCATATTCTTAATCTTGATTGCAG GTGTAGTAGTTGCTGGAGATTCTCTAGATACGGACAGGGAAGTACTACTGAACTTGAAATCGTTTCTTGAAGAGAAGAACCAAGTAAACCGAGGACAATACACTCAATGGGGCCAATTTAGCAAAAACCCCTGCAACTGGTCAGGTATCATGTGCAGCGAAGATGGCTCAAGAGTTACTGGCGTCAAACTAATTGGCAATAACATTTCTGGGTTGTTATATAACAACTTCTCATCCCTGACAGCACTTTCTTACCTCGATCTTTCTCAAAACTATATTGGTGGAGTGATTAATAATGACTTGAGCAACTGTCAAAACTTGGCTCATCTCAATCTGTCGCACAATATGCTAGAGGGAGAGCTCAACTTGACTGGTTTGAGTAACTTGCAGATTCTGGACTTGTCGTTGAACAGATTTTTCGGGGGAATTCAGTATAGTTTTCCGGCAATTTGTAATAAGTTAGTTGTTGCAAATATTTCTGGAAATAACTTCACTGGCAGGATTGATAATTGTTTTGATGGGTGCTTGAGTTTGCAGTATCTTGATTTGAGCTCGAATCTTTTTAGTGGAAGGATATGGAATGGCTTTTCAAGGCTTAAAGAGTTTTCAGTGTCTCAAAATTTTCTTAGTGGAGAAATTCTGGGGTTAAGTTTTGGTGAGAACTGTAGCCTTCAAGAGTTGGATttatcagaaaataatttcaCGAATGAGTTGCCAAAAGAGATTTCAAATTGTAAGAATTTGACCGTTTTGAATGTGTGGGGAAACAAATTCAATGGACAAATTCCATCTGAGATAGGCTTGATTTCTAGTCTTGAAGGTTTGTTCTTGGGAAACAATAGTTTTTCTCAGATAATTCCAGAGTCTCTTTTGAACTTGAGTAAGTTGGCCTTTTTGGATTTGAGCAGAAACAGTTTTGGAGGAGATGTGCAGAAGATTTTTGGCAGATTTACACAGGTGAAGTTTCTGGTATTGCATGGAAATTCATATACTGGTGGATTATATTCTTCAGGTATTCTCAAGTTACAGAACGTTGTTCGATTAGATTTGAGCTACAATAATTTCTCGGGTTCATTACCTGTTGAAATTTCTCAGATGCCAAGCTTGAAGTACTTGATCCTTGCTTATAATCAGTTTAATGGTTCCATACCAAAGGAATATGGGAATTTTCCAAGCATCCAATCTCTTGACCTCTCCTTCAATAGCCTAACAGGACCTATACCAAGTTCATTTGGAAATTTGAGGTCCCTCTTATGGTTAATGCTCGCAAACAATATGCTGACAGGTGAAATTCCTAAAGAATTGGGAAACTGCAGTAGCTTGTTGTGGTTAAATCTTGCCAACAACAACCTTTCTGGACACATCCCACCAGAATTGACGAACATAGGCAGAAATCCCACTCCAACATTCTTGTCAAACCAGCAGAACGAAGGCATCATCGCTGGCTCTGGGGAATGTTTAGCAATGAAGAGGTGGATTCCTGCTGACTATCCACCGTTTAGTTTTGTTTATATCATCCTTACACGGAAGAGTTGCAGAAGTATATGGGACAGGTTACTTAGAGGAATTGGCCTTTTCCCAGTTTGTGCTGCAGGATCTACCATTTCCACGCTTGAAATAACTGGTTATCTTCAACTCAGTGGGAATCAGCTTTCAGGTGAGGTCCCTCAGGATATTGGTAAGATGCAGAATCTCAGTTTACTGCATCTGGGTTCCAATCAGATTTCAGGGAAGCTGCCTCCACAGATTGGACGTTTGCCACTTGTAGTCCTAAACCTAAGCAAGAATGGGTTTTCAGGTGAAATTCCAAATGAAATTGGGAGCATCAAATGCATACAGAATCTTGATTTGTCttacaataatttttctgGTTCTTTTCCTGCAATTTTGAATGACTTGAGCGGCCTAAATCAGTTCAATATCTCATACAATCCGTTGATTTCTGGCATCATTCCATCAACTGGGCAATTGGCTACTTTTGAGAAAGATTCTTACTTAGGTAATCCAAACTTGGTTCTTCCAAAATTTATCAGCAATTCCACTGATTACCCACCAAAAAATAGGAGGATTGGTAGGAAGAAGAGAGAGCATGTAACGTGGGCTGGATTGTTGGTGGTCTTAACACTCGCTCTAGCTTTCTTAGTCTGTGGAGTTCTATCAGTTATCGTATGGATATTAGGAAAAAGCCCGTCAGACTCACCTGGATATCTCttgcaagaaattaaatatcgGCACGACTTGACCTCAAGTTCAGGCAGCTCATCTCCATGGTTATCAGATACAGTTAAGGTCATCCGTTTAGACAAAACAGCATTCACTCATGCTGACATTTTGAAGGCAACAGGAAATTTTTCAGAGAGTAGAATAATCGGGAAAGGAGGTTTTGGAACTGTGTACAGAGGAGTATTACCTGATGGAAGAGAAGTAGCAGTAAAGAAGCTACAGAGAGAAGGAATCGAAGGCGAAAAAGAGTTTCGAGCTGAAATGGAAGTCCTAACTGGAAATGGCTTTGGTTGGCCGCATCCAAATCTCGTTACACTCTACGGTTGGTGCCTTAATGGTTcagagaaaatattaatttatgagtaCATGAAAGGCGGAAGCTTAGAGGATCTTATATCGGATAGAATGAAACTAACATGGAGAAGGCGTACGGATATAGCCATTGATGTAGCTAGAGCATTAGTATTTCTACACCATGAATGCTATCCTGCGATTGTTCACCGTGATGTCAAGGCTAGCAACGTCCTGCTAGATAAAGATGGCAAGGCACGAGTGACAGATTTTGGGCTAGCAAGATTTGTTGATGCAGGAGACAGTCATGTGACTACAATGGTAGCAGGCACAGTGGGTTATGTTGCACCAGAATATGGACAAACATGGCAAGCTACTACGAAAGGCGATGTGTACAGTTTCGGGGTACTTGCAATGGAATTGGCCACAGGAAGGCGAGCTGTTGATGGTGGTGAAGAGTGTCTAGTAGAATGGGCTAGAAGAGTAATTGGAAATGGGCGAAATGGAGGATTATCAGGCAGATCAATGATACCAGTTATATTCTTGGGCTCAGGATTAGCAGAAGGAGCAGTAGAGATGTGTGAGTTGCTGAGAATTGGTATAAGGTGCACTGCAGAATCACCACAGGCCAGACCAAACATGAAAGAGGTGCTAGCAATGCTAATAAAGATTTCAGGCACAAGAGGGGATTTGATTTATAGTCCATCTCCACCTTCAATTTGA
- the LOC8284483 gene encoding dCTP pyrophosphatase 1 encodes MEGSCEYARESKDVSLQELRDRVAEFAEVRGWEQYHSPRNLLLALVGEVGELSEIFQWKGEVAKGLPNWSSADKEHLEEELSDVLLYLIRLADVCGLDLGQAAMTKIVKNARKYPVDDQSST; translated from the exons ATGGAGGGTTCATGTGAGTATGCAAGAGAGTCCAAGGATGTATCCCTTCAAGAACTTAGAGATAGAGTTGCAGAGTTTGCTGAAGTTAGAGGATGGGAGCAATATCACAGTCCTAGAAATCTCCTTTTGGCACTT GTAGGAGAGGTGGGAGAGCTATCAGAGATATTCCAATGGAAAGGAGAGGTTGCAAAAGGGCTACCAAATTGGAGTTCTGCTGATAAGGAGCATCTGGAGGAAGAGCTTTCTGATGTTTTGCTCTATCTTATTCGTCTTGCTGATGTATGTGGGCTTGATCTTGGCCAGGCTGCAATGACAAAGATTGTTAAAAATGCTAGGAAGTACCCAGTTGATGATCAATCATCAACTTGA
- the LOC8284482 gene encoding uncharacterized protein LOC8284482, with the protein MAMLGMQADMPCHYYPGYCSTRDLNLNNVGAFPRNGHYYNGNLAPPYTDQYLAYKEKLKQIMLQHEAIFKDQILELHRVYNRQRELMDEMRRVKFYGHHLQVETLQSSQTCPGNSFDYSQKMCKVSAPPLLNPAFSPSSISRAENNQPPLNYLEGKITSAGCSTVRTEVCREESELLKSKFKKVGKKILDLELPAYEYIDSEQEESLAWEAAPLEGPSYLAKSIVDDVQKHGVELSHKIADGNVVFQDDDTTRASFSMRTKLLADLNEPIKLEEETDPESNDFLSPVSDPREIPCHDLSGEKFSDFQFQPKETIQISQTVGDPEPFSNVLHLEKNETRRECLSGNDETGKSSSGLSSFPQRTCTETLSTSSEEDEIEQAQESLTSHLSIWCNGKLERNRKPFGLESCPGQIAAACKHASGELIPLDEVMNCDSSVLSSWRKHTQELVRAPIAVQALPCFNSPVRLSRSSKFQNPQITGDKSYLDINVESEAKLQSSSPQSNFCDSDNVFASDVKGTKVCIEDSMDLILTKDIDLNCGSPGCSSDVAAQSIWLTDGEEKCEESAGGSPLRKADLASFVEANKKFELDCNSVPDSGEQLTANELVLGKKLGKKSSGFGFQVDLNSYIHEDGSLLLPSVPSILDLQAPKSPENEEGSPPRGESDENQHETPCILSEQENGDLLEDLVTIAAEAIVSISLSEPQNETENETFRQPEAAESVSLHWFAKLASSIVDDPESEFGVVLSCRNPDDQDEYLSDGIDYFEAMTLKLESKEEEYCCKANVQKEEVACPDSLPSQPRRGRTRRGRQQQKDFQSEILPSLASLSRYEVTEDLQVIGGLIEAARRSTGARTGRIGWTTGRRRRRRTSMSSSKAESSACTASRQQSRQGECRIEDWSLIGWGKKTRRRRGHRSPASKPGLILSQVGNST; encoded by the exons ATGGCAATGCTAGGAATGCAAGCAGATATGCCGTGCCACTATTACCCAGGATATTGTTCCACTAGGGATCTCAATTTGAACAATGTTGGTGCATTCCCAAGGAATGGACATTACTACAATGGGAACTTGGCACCACCATATACAGACCAATATTTGGCTTACAAGGAAAAACTGAAGCAGATAATGCTCCAGCATGAAGCTATATTCAAGGATCAG ATCCTCGAACTCCACCGGGTTTACAACCGGCAGAGAGAATTAATGGATGAAATGAGAAGGGTCAAGTTCTATGGGCATCATCTACAGGTAGAAACCTTACAATCAAGTCAAACATGCCCTGGAAACTCATTTGACTATTCCCAAAAGATGTGCAAAGTTTCTGCACCCCCGTTGCTGAATCCTGCTTTTAGTCCATCCTCTATTTCTCGTGCTGAAAACAACCAACCGCCTTTGAATTATCTTGAAGGAAAGATCACATCAGCAGGTTGCAGTACTGTTCGAACTGAAGTCTGCAGAGAAGAGTCTGAGTTACTGAAATCGAAGTTCAAGAAAGTTGGCAAAAAGATATTGGACCTCGAACTTCCTGCTTATGAGTACATTGATAGTGAACAAGAGGAATCTTTAGCTTGGGAAGCAGCTCCTCTTGAGGGGCCAAGTTATCTTGCAAAGAGCATTGTTGATGATGTTCAGAAGCATGGCGTAGAATTGTCTCATAAGATTGCAGATGGTAATGTAGTTTTCCAAGATGATGACACGACACGAGCTTCATTTTCTATGAGAACCAAACTCTTAGCTGATTTAAATGAGCCCATCAAGCTTGAAGAAGAAACAGATCCTGAATCCAATGATTTTCTAAGTCCTGTCTCAGACCCTAGAGAGATCCCCTGCCATGATCTATCTGGAGAAAAATTTTCAGACTTTCAATTTCAACCTAAGGAGACTATCCAAATTAGCCAGACAGTAGGGGATCCTGAACCTTTCTCAAATGTTCTACATTTGGAAAAGAATGAAACTAGACGAGAGTGTTTATCGGGTAACGATGAAACTG GGAAAAGTAGCAGTGGCTTGAGTTCTTTTCCTCAAAGGACATGTACAGAAACTCTTTCCACCTCTTCTGAAGAAGATGAGATTGAGCAAGCTCAGGAAAGTTTAACATCTCATTTATCAATCTGGTGCAATGGAAAATTGGAGAGGAATAGGAAACCTTTTGGTTTAGAGAGCTGTCCTGGACAGATTGCTGCTGCTTGTAAGCATGCCTCAGGTGAACTCATTCCTCTAGATGAAGTGATGAATTGTGATTCATCTGTGCTCTCATCTTGGAGAAAGCATACACAGGAACTTGTTAGGGCCCCTATAGCAGTTCAAGCACTCCCATGTTTTAATAGTCCTGTACGTTTGAGCAGGAGCTCCAAGTTCCAAAATCCTCAAATTACTGGAGACAAGTCTTACCTTGACATAAATGTTGAATCTGAAGCAAAACTTCAAAGCTCAAGCCCTCAAAGCAACTTCTGTGATAGTGATAATGTATTTGCATCTGATGTTAAAGGTACTAAAGTGTGCATTGAGGACTCCATGGATTTGATCTTGACAAAGGATATAGACCTGAATTGTGGGTCTCCTGGTTGTTCTTCAGATGTGGCTGCTCAGAGTATTTGGCTTACAGATGGTGAAGAGAAATGTGAAGAGTCAGCAGGGGGCTCACCTTTACGCAAAGCAGACTTGGCCTCTTTTGTGGAAGCCAATAAAAAATTCGAACTGGACTGTAATTCTGTGCCTGACTCAGGAGAGCAGCTCACTGCAAATGAGCTAGTATTAGGAAAGAAACTTGGTAAGAAGTCTTCAGGCTTTGGATTTCAAGTTGACCTCAACTCATACATACATGAGGATGGGTCTTTACTGCTGCCCTCTGTGCCATCTATATTAGATTTGCAAGCACCTAAAAGTCCTGAAAACGAGGAGGGATCTCCGCCCAGAGGAGAATCTGATGAAAACCAACACGAAACACCTTGTATACTGTCCGAACAAGAAAATGGTGATCTGCTAGAGGATCTAGTCACAATTGCAGCAGAGGCTATAGTTTCCATTTCGTTATCTGAGCCCCAGAATGAAACAGAGAATGAGACTTTCAGACAGCCTGAAGCTGCAGAAAGTGTCTCTCTCCATTGGTTTGCCAAGCTAGCTTCTTCCATAGTAGATGATCCAGAGAGTGAATTTGGAGTAGTTTTAAGTTGTAGGAACCCTGATGATCAGGATGAGTATCTCTCTGATGGGATTGATTACTTTGAGGCAATGACATTGAAGCTTGAGTCAAAGGAGGAAGAGTACTGTTGTAAGGCCAATGTCCAAAAGGAGGAAGTGGCTTGCCCAGATTCATTGCCAAGTCAGCCAAGAAGGGGCCGAACGAGAAGGGGGAGGCAGCAACAGAAGGACTTCCAAAGCGAGATTCTCCCAAGTCTAGCTTCACTGTCAAGATATGAGGTGACTGAGGATCTCCAGGTAATAGGTGGGCTAATTGAGGCTGCTCGTCGTAGCACAGGTGCAAGAACAGGGAGAATTGGTTGGACAACggggaggaggaggaggaggaggactTCTATGTCTTCCTCCAAGGCGGAAAGCTCAGCGTGCACGGCGTCGAGGCAGCAAAGTAGACAGGGCGAATGTAGAATTGAGGATTGGAGCCTAATAGGTTGGGGGAAGAAAACAAGGCGGCGCAGGGGGCACCGAAGTCCTGCTAGTAAGCCAGGGCTTATTTTAAGCCAAGTAGGAAACTCTACTTAG
- the LOC8284481 gene encoding flavin-containing monooxygenase FMO GS-OX-like 9, which yields MVSDFTRSKNVCVIGAGPSGLVAARELRKEGHRVVLLEQKDDVGGQWLYEANVESEHPLGKKKFLEVHSSIYASLRLVSPREIMGYTDFPFLVKKGRDMRRFPGHRELWLYLKDFCDSFGLREMIRFNTRVEYVGMLDYDELRNDLKWVVKSKEKDSEKAVEEVFDAVVVATGHYSHPKLPFIKGMETWKRKQMHSHIYRVPEPFRNEVVVVVGNSLSGQDISMELVEVAKEVHLSSKSLDVTLGLSKVISKHENLHLRPQIESLEEDGRVLFADGSQVIADTILYCTGYTYTFPFLDTKGIVVVEDDRVGPLYEHTFPPSLAPSLSFVGIPRKIIGFPFFESQAKWIAQLLSGKRTLPSWDDMMLSIKQFYQSRDTAGIPKHNTHDIADFEYCDRYADHIGFPHLEEWRKQLCLSALVNANDNLETYRDSWDDHDLLQEALQSPHFTQLGVQDFIV from the exons ATGGTCTCTGACTTTACCCGATCGAAAAATGTCTGCGTGATCGGCGCCGGACCGTCGGGGCTTGTGGCTGCAAGAGAGTTGAGGAAAGAAGGTCATAGGGTGGTGTTATTGGAACAAAAAGATGATGTGGGTGGGCAATGGTTATATGAGGCTAATGTAGAAAGCGAGCATCCATTAgggaagaagaaatttttggAAGTGCATAGTAGTATTTATGCATCGCTTAGATTAGTATCACCTAGGGAAATCATGGGTTATACTGATTTCCCATTTTTGGTCAAGAAAGGTAGAGACATGAGGAGATTTCCAGGCCATAGAGAACTTTGGTTGTACCTCAAGGATTTTTGTGATTCTTTTGGGTTAAGAGAGATGATAAGGTTTAATACCAGGGTAGAATATGTGGGTATGTTGGATTATGATGAGCTTAGAAATGATTTGAAATGGGTTGTGAAAAGTAAAGAGAAAGACAGTGAGAAAGCTGTAGAAGAAGTTTTTGATGCAGTGGTTGTTGCTACTGGTCATTACTCTCATCCTAAGTTGCCTTTCATTAAAG GAATGGAGACATGGAAGAGGAAGCAGATGCACAGTCACATTTACAGGGTTCCAGAGCCATTTCGCAATGAG GTAGTTGTGGTGGTGGGAAATTCACTAAGTGGACAAGATATATCAATGGAGCTAGTGGAAGTTGCAAAAGAAGTTCATCTCAGTTCTAAATCACTTGATGTCACTTTGGGTTTATCTAAAGTTATCTCTAAACATGAGAACTTGCATCTTCGTCCACAG ATTGAATCCCTTGAAGAAGATGGCAGGGTTCTGTTTGCAGATGGCTCTCAGGTCATTGCCGACACCATCTTATACTGCACAGG GTATACATACACATTCCCATTTCTTGACACCAAAGGGATAGTGGTTGTGGAAGATGATAGAGTGGGACCATTGTATGAGCACACATTCCCTCCATCACTTGCTCCATCTCTCTCTTTTGTAGGCATACCAAGAAAG ATCATAGGATTCCCTTTCTTTGAATCACAAGCAAAATGGATAGCTCAACTTCTGTCTGGGAAAAGAACATTGCCATCATGGGATGACATGATGCTGTCCATTAAGCAGTTTTATCAATCAAGAGATACTGCTGGCATTCCAAAGCATAACACTCATGATATTGCAGATTTTGAG TATTGTGATAGATATGCAGATCATATTGGATTTCCACACCTGGAAGAATGGAGGAAACAGCTATGCCTATCTGCCTTGGTAAATGCCAATGACAACTTGGAGACATATCGTGATTCCTGGGACGACCATGATCTCCTCCAGGAGGCTCTTCAAAGTCCTCATTTCACTCAACTTGGTGTCCAAGATTTCATTGTGTAA